A genome region from Euphorbia lathyris chromosome 4, ddEupLath1.1, whole genome shotgun sequence includes the following:
- the LOC136227954 gene encoding F-box/kelch-repeat protein At1g57790-like, translating into MHSRGDELSIVRKARSETQKHALAEIHDDILFLILEKLEWIDLIRARTVCKKWLQQITKIPFQGKFPWLFSHAIWDMVASSKVKLTDESSNRSYIIESGQNLFDAQFCASKFGWILMMSQKSGKKPTQLFKFFIYCPFNYKFMKLPSFSSDTAELLTYSRIRNWTFSSNPTLPDCVFFVIFGYLQSQTIEIRTCSQINLSIKYATFTVECLNGLLYVVLLSDNTANVEGDPVLNSRVGTFDPESQEWKLIKNEKGSIKSNGKIVKTLICSWTVFPALYNNKELYLVRRIEHDGVWDIFKYDMEENQWVEHPSLGNRVLFLGCSSFLVEAVGKLSNVANNAFLSYDRLPLYPYSFSSRKIETNGKFYVDDYRSFEFGKFYDTAWIIPTI; encoded by the coding sequence ATGCATTCAAGAGGAGATGAGCTTTCAATTGTAAGGAAGGCTAGATCCGAAACGCAAAAACATGCATTGGCAGAGATTCATGATGATATCCTTTTTCTAATTCTTGAAAAGCTGGAATGGATAGATCTAATCCGTGCAAGAACAGTTTGCAAAAAATGGTTACAACAGATTACTAAAATTCCATTTCAAGGTAAGTTTCCATGGTTGTTTAGTCATGCAATCTGGGATATGGTAGCTAGTAGCAAAGTTAAACTAACGGACGAGTCTTCCAATAGAAGTTATATCATTGAATCTGGACAAAACTTATTTGATGCTCAATTTTGTGCTTCAAAATTTGGTTGGATCCTGATGATGTCACAAAAATCAGGGAAGAAGCCTACTCAGTTGTTCAAGTTTTTCATTTATTGTCCCTTTAACTACAAGTTTATGAAACTTCCAAGTTTTAGTAGTGATACTGCTGAACTTCTCACATATTCTCGTATTAGAAATTGGACATTTTCCTCTAATCCTACATTGCCAGATTGTGTGTTCTTTGTCATATTTGGTTATCTCCAATCCCAAACAATAGAGATTCGCACCTGTAGTCAAATCAATTTGAGCATCAAATATGCTACTTTTACTGTTGAATGCTTAAATGGGTTGTTATATGTAGTATTGTTAAGTGACAATACCGCCAATGTGGAAGGAGACCCTGTCTTAAATAGCCGTGTGGGTACCTTTGATCCTGAAAGCCAAGAATGGAAGTTGATAAAGAATGAAAAAGGGTCTATAAAGAGTAATGGAAAGATAGTGAAGACTCTCATATGCTCATGGACTGTATTTCCAGCTCTTTATAATAATAAAGAGCTTTATCTTGTTCGTCGGATAGAACACGATGGTGTATGGGATATTTTCAAGTATGATATGGAAGAGAATCAATGGGTGGAGCATCCGAGCTTGGGAAATCGGGTATTATTTCTTGGTTGTTCATCGTTTTTAGTTGAAGCAGTTGGTAAATTAAGCAATGTGGCTAACAATGCATTCTTAAGTTATGATCGATTACCACTTTATCCTTATTCCTTTAGCAGCAGAAAAATCGAAACAAATGGTAAATTTTACGTCGATGACTACAGAAGTTTTGAGTTTGGTAAATTTTATGACACAGCTTGGATCATACCTACCATTTGA